In Mastacembelus armatus chromosome 4, fMasArm1.2, whole genome shotgun sequence, the following are encoded in one genomic region:
- the tmem125a gene encoding transmembrane protein 125, with protein sequence MPELDNFPPLRDPRGPEVGLNGPADPAQIQHSILEEQVELWWFRDPGKSMLCYCVAVLLILGCGLGGVGLLSTTTSVSSEWRLGAGTALCLLALGVLLKQLLSSAVQDMNCVRSRQRIDMLKSGGLSDLLVVLITGLSLLICGGVLLRLALANHMPKPGQALNDMYISGVVLVAGGGAAVVGTGIYSVVVVLLERTRNGRRLVDRVLNIFTVSGHMDRQARRETTSSLANLI encoded by the coding sequence ATGCCTGAACTGGATAACTTTCCCCCTCTGAGGGACCCCAGAGGCCCGGAGGTGGGCCTAAATGGACCAGCAGACCCAGCTCAAATTCAGCATAGTATCCTGGAGGAGCAGGTGGAGCTGTGGTGGTTCAGAGATCCTGGAAAGTCTATGTTGTGTTACTGCGTAGCCGTTCTTCTAATCCTGGGCTGCGGACTGGGAGGAGTTGGACTTCTCTCTACCACCACGAGCGTCTCAAGTGAATGGAGGCTGGGTGCGGGCACAGCCCTGTGCCTGCTAGCCCTCGGGGTCCTGCTTAAACAATTGCTCAGCTCAGCTGTGCAGGACATGAATTGTGTTCGAAGCCGACAGCGAATTGACATGCTAAAAAGTGGCGGTTTGTCTGACCTCCTTGTGGTTTTAATTACTGGGCTGTCACTGTTGATTTGTGGAGGTGTTCTACTACGTCTGGCCCTGGCAAACCACATGCCGAAGCCTGGCCAAGCCCTTAATGATATGTATATTTCTGGAGTGGTTTTGGTAGCTGGAGGGGGAGCTGCAGTTGTGGGTACTGGGATATATTCTGTTGTGGTGGTCCTGCTCGAGAGGACAAGGAATGGACGAAGGTTGGTGGACCGGGTGTTGAATATTTTCACAGTTTCTGGACACATGGACCGCCAGGCTCGCAGAGAGACTACCTCCAGTCTGGCTAACCTTATATGA